One window from the genome of Bacillus rossius redtenbacheri isolate Brsri chromosome 10, Brsri_v3, whole genome shotgun sequence encodes:
- the LOC134535838 gene encoding pseudouridylate synthase 1 homolog: MRFTLKTLRVFLRRNISEAAVSNTMAEEDPTKKRPLIEDTQIIDAKKQKVEVDRIKRKKVALLMCYSGLGYLGMQRNPGTKTIEEDLMKALLKSSLITEEAYITPQQVMFQRAARTDKGVSAARQVVSLKLPEKSKVEEINEHLPEQIRVLGLKRVTKNFNSKSSCDARTYSYMLPTFAFTPSGQAVDETFRISPEIMEKVRETMKLFEGTHNFHNFTSRRKPLDPSNNRYIMSFEAEEPFVSGELEMVVLKVKGQSFMLHQIRKMVGLAVAVVSGLAPAETVSRAWRTAERLDIPVAPGAGLVLEEIHYDRYNQKFGKDGIHECLDWHEYDEDVAKFKKKFIHPAIVETETKEKSMLNWLVTLPLHSYDVRENHVNDTAPTEQEEDGIQAGDD, encoded by the exons ATGCGTTTTACTTTAAAAACTTTGC GTGTTTTTCTGAGACGTAATATAAGTGAGGCTGCTGTTTCCAACACGATGGCGGAAGAAGATCCTACTAAGAAGAGGCCGCTCATCGAAGACACCCAGATCATCGACGCTAAGAAACAGAAAGTTGAAGTCGATAGAATTAAGAGGAAGAAAGTTGCATTGCTGATGTGTTACTCTGGATTGGGGTATTTGGGCATGCAAAG GAATCCTGGCACAAAGACGATCGAAGAAGACCTGATGAAGGCGCTGTTGAAGAGCAGCCTGATAACAGAGGAGGCGTACATCACGCCCCAGCAAGTGATGTTCCAGCGAGCGGCACGCACGGACAAGGGCGTGTCTGCGGCCAGGCAGGTGGTCTCCCTCAAACTGC CTGAGAAATCAAAGGTGGAAGAGATAAATGAACACTTGCCAGAACAAATCAGAGTGCTTGGCCTGAAACGTGTGACAAAAAATTTCAACAGCAAATCATCTTGTGATGCCAGGACATATTCTTACATGTTGCCAACGTTTGCTTTCACGCCATCAGGTCAGGCTGTCGATGAAACTTTTCGCATCTCTCCGGAGATCATGGAGAAAGTTAGGGAAACAATGAAGTTATTTGAAGGCACACACAATTTCCACAATTTCACTTCTAGAAG GAAGCCGCTGGACCCGAGCAACAACAGGTACATCATGAGCTTCGAGGCGGAGGAGCCGTTCGTGAGCGGGGAGCTGGAGATGGTGGTGCTGAAGGTGAAGGGGCAGAGCTTCATGCTACACCAGATCAGGAAGATGGTGGGGCTGGCCGTGGCCGTCGTGAGCGGCCTGGCGCCGGCGGAGACCGTGTCGCGGGCGTGGAGGACCGCCGAGCGGCTGGACATTCCCGTGGCCCCGGGCGCCGGCCTCGTGCTGGAGGAG atccaCTATGATCGCTACAATCAAAAGTTTGGTAAAGATGGAATACACGAGTGCCTAGATTGGCATGAATATGACGAAGATGTTGCAAAgtttaaaaagaagttcattCACCCAGCAATCGTGGAAACAGAAACCAAAGAGAAGTCG ATGCTGAACTGGTTGGTGACGCTGCCTCTTCACAGCTACGACGTGCGAGAGAACCACGTGAACGATACGGCACCAACGGAACAAGAGGAAGACGGAATCCAGGCAGGAGACGACTAA